The Persephonella sp. IF05-L8 genome contains a region encoding:
- the hemA gene encoding glutamyl-tRNA reductase, translating to MEIFATGLNYKTAPVEIREKLAITEEIYPDILSKLNQIPTIYESCILSTCNRVEIYGITDDIQTSYKEILKILSSYSGIKVEELKKYVFLYTDKEAIKHIFSVSSSIDSMVIGEPQIVCQFKDAFSKSREQKTVKHIMTRLFDKAMNVSKKIRTSTGISKRAVSISYAAIELAKKIFGDLSDKNVLLLGAGEMAELAARHLASSGVKHIFVSNRTFEKAVQLADEFGGSAIRFNKLFEFLPEADIIIVSTGAKEPILRKEHFKSIEKQRQGKPVFIIDISVPRNVADDVNELENVFLYNIDDLKTVVDKNLEERKIAAESAKLLIEEEVAKFDRWLKQLKVNPVISKVRNYADEIREAQLERLFRDMPYLNEKERENIDLAVRAIINKLLHRPTMYIKDKAAKENSELYIEIFEDMFSSRWDLRRKHTNKAHSKKGKGSEK from the coding sequence ATGGAAATCTTTGCAACAGGATTAAATTATAAAACAGCTCCCGTAGAAATAAGAGAAAAGTTAGCCATTACAGAAGAGATATATCCTGACATCCTTTCAAAGCTTAATCAAATCCCAACTATATATGAAAGCTGTATTTTATCCACATGTAATAGAGTAGAAATTTATGGAATAACCGACGACATACAGACTTCCTATAAAGAAATCCTTAAGATACTTTCATCTTATTCAGGTATAAAAGTTGAAGAATTAAAAAAATATGTGTTTTTATACACAGACAAAGAAGCAATAAAACACATATTCAGTGTTTCTTCCAGTATAGATTCTATGGTGATTGGAGAACCTCAAATCGTTTGCCAGTTTAAAGATGCATTTTCAAAATCCAGAGAGCAGAAAACAGTCAAGCATATTATGACAAGGCTTTTTGATAAGGCAATGAATGTTTCTAAAAAAATTAGAACTTCCACTGGCATAAGTAAAAGAGCTGTTTCCATAAGCTATGCAGCCATAGAACTCGCTAAAAAAATATTTGGGGATTTATCAGATAAAAATGTTCTCCTCCTTGGTGCCGGAGAAATGGCCGAGTTAGCAGCACGGCATCTGGCATCTTCAGGTGTAAAACATATTTTTGTTTCAAACAGAACCTTTGAAAAGGCTGTTCAACTTGCAGATGAATTTGGCGGTTCAGCAATAAGATTTAACAAACTGTTTGAGTTTCTCCCTGAAGCAGATATCATCATTGTCTCAACAGGTGCAAAAGAGCCTATTCTCAGGAAAGAGCATTTTAAATCTATTGAAAAGCAACGTCAGGGAAAACCTGTATTTATTATTGATATATCCGTTCCAAGAAACGTGGCAGATGACGTTAATGAGCTGGAAAATGTATTTCTATACAACATAGATGACCTAAAAACAGTTGTTGATAAAAATCTTGAAGAAAGGAAAATAGCAGCAGAAAGTGCAAAACTACTGATTGAAGAAGAGGTCGCCAAATTTGACAGATGGTTAAAACAACTAAAGGTAAACCCTGTAATCTCAAAAGTTAGAAACTACGCTGATGAGATTAGGGAAGCACAGCTTGAAAGACTTTTCAGAGATATGCCTTATCTAAATGAAAAAGAAAGGGAAAATATAGACCTTGCAGTCAGAGCTATTATCAATAAACTCCTTCATCGTCCTACAATGTATATAAAGGACAAAGCAGCAAAAGAAAACAGTGAACTTTATATTGAGATATTTGAAGATATGTTTAGCTCAAGATGGGATTTAAGAAGAAAACATACAAATAAAGCCCATTCCAAAAAAGGAAAAGGCAGTGAAAAATAA
- the lptA gene encoding lipopolysaccharide transport periplasmic protein LptA encodes MLRFFIALLLIFGITYAETPEKKQIPIVIEADTLNYSKKNNLLIYKGNVVVKKEDFILHSDILKIILDQKGDISRIIAIGNVRFKKGDRTGRSDKAEYFKDKNYIILTGNAQLQQNNNIIEGDKIIYYLDTEKAEVIGQKKRVRTIFFPKEDKGEKKQ; translated from the coding sequence ATGCTGAGATTTTTTATAGCTCTACTACTAATTTTTGGGATAACATACGCAGAAACTCCAGAAAAAAAACAAATCCCCATTGTAATAGAAGCAGACACTCTTAATTACTCTAAAAAAAATAATCTGCTCATATATAAAGGAAATGTAGTTGTAAAAAAAGAAGATTTTATATTACATTCAGATATACTGAAAATAATTCTTGACCAGAAAGGAGATATAAGTCGGATTATAGCAATTGGAAATGTCCGTTTTAAAAAAGGAGACCGAACTGGAAGAAGTGACAAAGCAGAATATTTTAAAGACAAAAACTACATAATACTGACAGGAAATGCCCAATTACAACAAAATAACAATATAATTGAAGGGGACAAAATCATATATTATCTTGATACAGAAAAAGCTGAGGTAATCGGTCAGAAAAAAAGAGTTAGAACAATATTCTTCCCTAAAGAAGATAAAGGGGAGAAAAAACAATGA
- the lptC gene encoding LPS export ABC transporter periplasmic protein LptC, whose product MKNKILLYTAVFFVISILFSQITQIFTDVKISSLKPVQGKIENFTLVGVNSDKYILTGKSMIELQNKILIDDFNLKYTKNNEIIFIISDKATYHKKKNFLDLFQNVKITTGEMKLYTDKLRILVNERRAYNTTKVKLISDNMETFGENIFINLKQEDMKLENVKTIYRGS is encoded by the coding sequence GTGAAAAATAAAATTCTGCTGTATACTGCTGTTTTTTTTGTTATATCAATCCTTTTTTCACAGATAACCCAGATTTTCACCGATGTTAAAATTTCCAGCTTAAAACCCGTTCAGGGAAAAATAGAAAATTTTACACTGGTAGGGGTAAATTCAGATAAATATATATTAACTGGCAAGAGTATGATTGAACTTCAAAATAAAATTTTAATAGATGACTTTAACCTGAAATATACTAAAAATAATGAAATTATTTTTATCATTTCTGATAAGGCAACCTATCATAAAAAGAAAAATTTTTTAGATTTATTCCAAAATGTTAAAATAACAACAGGAGAAATGAAGTTATACACAGATAAGTTAAGAATTCTGGTTAATGAACGAAGAGCTTATAACACAACAAAAGTGAAACTTATATCTGACAATATGGAAACCTTTGGAGAGAATATTTTTATAAATTTAAAACAAGAAGATATGAAACTGGAGAATGTAAAAACAATATACAGGGGTTCATAA